The following nucleotide sequence is from Burkholderiales bacterium.
AGCGGCGTTTTGGCCCGATGCGTCCGACGTGCTTGGCGGGCGCGATCTGCAGGCCGGTGGGAGTTGGCTGGCTGTCGATCGCACGGGGCGCTTCGCCGCCGTCACCAACTATCGCCAGGGGCAACGCGAGCCCGCGGCGGCACATTCGCGCGGCCATCTGATCAGCGATTACCTGAAAAATCGGCTCAGCGCGCGCGAGCATATCGAGCGAATTGCCGCGCAAGCGTCGCAATACAACGGGTTCAACCTGCTCGCGGGCGATACAGCCAGCCTTTTCTATTTTTCGAATCGCGAAGGCTCCGTGCGCAAGCTCGCTCCCGGAATCTATGGCCTCAGCAACCATTTGCTCGATTCCGCGTGGCCCAAGGTCAGCCACGGCAAAGAAACCCTGAGCGCGTTGATGAACGGCACTGAGAGCGAACTCGTCGACGGCTTGCTGGCATTCCTCATCGATCCATCGCGGCCCGCCGATCATCTGTTACCCGACACCGGCGTCAGCCTGCCATGGGAACGTCTGTTGTCTTCGGCATTTATCGC
It contains:
- a CDS encoding NRDE family protein; translation: MCLVLLAYDTHPEYALVLAANRDEFYDRPSAAAAFWPDASDVLGGRDLQAGGSWLAVDRTGRFAAVTNYRQGQREPAAAHSRGHLISDYLKNRLSAREHIERIAAQASQYNGFNLLAGDTASLFYFSNREGSVRKLAPGIYGLSNHLLDSAWPKVSHGKETLSALMNGTESELVDGLLAFLIDPSRPADHLLPDTGVSLPWERLLSSAFIASDDYGTRSSTVLLIARDGNAIFVEQNYSAGGVKAEQNRHTFKVRQ